Proteins from a genomic interval of Plasmodium sp. gorilla clade G2 genome assembly, chromosome: 10:
- a CDS encoding PPPDE peptidase, putative, which translates to MTKNKKGKNKEIINKYEEEDDYNIIDHDENAEVDVIPEPDFNSNMVYLNIYDLDAVSKVVNTVARSVGAGAFHAGVEVYGYEYSFGYIMDGETGVTKTSARYHPYHVYRETIPMGKTPLTKEEVDLLVEVMKLQWIGDTYDILSRNCLNYADYFCNLLDVGGIPEWVMSLQKKVTWVKSNINIAASKLKELNKAAGIPNVINYLKKKYEDESNSSDDYKG; encoded by the exons ATGacgaaaaataaaaaaggcaaaaataaagaaattataaataaatatgaagaagaagatgattataatatcataGATCATGATGAAAATGCCGAAGTGGATGTAATTCCTGAACCCGATTTTAATTCAAATATggtttatttaaatatatacgaTTTAGATGCCGTTTCTAAAGTTGTTAATACTGTCGCTAGATCCGTAGGAGCCG gtGCTTTTCATGCTGGTGTAGAAGTATATGGATATGAATATTCGTTTGGATACATAATGG atgGGGAAACAGGCGTAACTAAGACTAGTGCACGTTATCATCCTTATCATGTATACCGAGAAACAATACCGATg gG TAAAACTCCATTAACAAAAGAAGAAGTTGATCTTCTTGTCGAAGTAATGAAACTACAATGGATAGGAGATACgtatgatatattatcaag GAATTGCCTAAATTATGCTGattatttttgtaatttattGG ATGTGGGTGGTATACCTGAATGGGTCATGagtttacaaaaaaaagtaacatgggtaaaatcaaatataaatatagctGCCAGTAAATTAAAg gaaTTAAACAAAGCAGCTGGTATTCCCAATGtcataaattatttgaagaaaaaatacgAGGATGAAAGTAATAGTAGTGATGATTATAAAGGGTAA